A region from the Lemur catta isolate mLemCat1 chromosome 7, mLemCat1.pri, whole genome shotgun sequence genome encodes:
- the POU2AF1 gene encoding POU domain class 2-associating factor 1 isoform X2: MCQLPIYCLSVPTTASEQASAPPRPYQGVRVKEPVKELLRRKRGHASSGAAVAPTAVVLPHQPLATYTAVGPSCLDMEVSASAVAEEGALCAGWLSQPAPATLQPLAPWTPYTEYVSHEAVSCPYSADMYVQPVCPSYTVVGPSSVLTYASPPLITNVTTRSSGTPTVGPPLEGPEHQAPLTYFPWPQPLSTLPTSTLQYQPPAPAVPGPQFVQLPISIPEPVLQDMEDPRRAVGSLTIDKLLLEEEDSDAYALNHTLSVEGF; encoded by the exons CCACAGCTTCAGAACAAGCCTCGGCCCCGCCACGGCCATACCAGGGCGTCCGCGTGAAGGAGCCGGTGAAGGAGctgctgaggaggaagagaggccaTGCCAGCAGCGGGGCGGCGGTTGCACCTACCGCG GTGGTGCTGCCCCATCAGCCCCTGGCGACCTACACCGCAGTGG GTCCTTCCTGCCTGGACATGGAGGTCTCTGCTTCCGCAGTGGCGGAGGAGGGAGCCCTGTGTGCCGGCTGGCTCTCCCAGCCCGCCCCGgccaccctccagcccctggccccatGGACGCCCTACACTGAGTATGTGTCCCATGAAGCTGTCAGCTGCCCCTACTCAGCTGACATGTATGTGCAGCCCGTGTGCCCCAGCTACACGGTTGTGGGGCCCTCTTCGGTGCTGACGTACGCCTCCCCGCCACTCATCACCAATGTCACG ACGAGGAGCTCCGGCACGCCCACGGTGGGGCCCCCGCTGGAGGGCCCGGAGCACCAGGCACCCCTCACCTACTTCCCGTGGCCTCAGCCCCTTTCCACGctgcccacctccaccctgcaGTACCAGCCTCCGGCCCCAGCCGTGCCTGGGCCCCAGTTTGTCCAGCTCCCCATCTCCATCCCTGAGCCAGTCCTTCAGGACATGGAAGACCCCAGGAGAGCCGTCGGTTCCCTGACCATCGACAAGCTGCTTTTGGAGGAAGAGGATAGCGATGCCTATGCGCTCAACCACACTCTCTCCGTGGAAGGCTTTTAG